One segment of Paenibacillus rhizovicinus DNA contains the following:
- a CDS encoding GNAT family N-acetyltransferase, with protein MSQTIPIERLQAIGNKRDELSALLIEVVGDGASIGFLPPLGIEEARVYWDGVPDPNVLLYIALIDGQIAGSVQLHLCAKPNGLHRAEIAKLMTHPRYRRRGVASALMRRAEAGAEAEGRSLIVLDTREGDPSNALYGSFGYVQAGRIPGFARSADGSLAATILYYKQR; from the coding sequence ATGAGCCAAACCATTCCAATCGAACGGCTTCAGGCGATCGGGAACAAGCGGGATGAACTGTCGGCGCTCTTGATCGAGGTGGTCGGCGACGGCGCATCCATCGGTTTCCTTCCGCCTCTGGGCATAGAGGAAGCAAGGGTATATTGGGACGGCGTGCCCGATCCGAATGTCTTGCTCTATATCGCATTGATCGACGGGCAGATCGCAGGCAGCGTGCAGCTACACTTATGCGCGAAGCCGAATGGCCTTCACCGGGCGGAAATCGCGAAGCTGATGACGCATCCGCGCTATCGGCGGCGCGGGGTCGCAAGCGCGCTTATGCGTAGAGCGGAGGCTGGGGCCGAGGCGGAAGGACGCAGTCTGATCGTGCTGGATACAAGGGAAGGCGACCCATCGAATGCGTTGTACGGATCGTTCGGTTACGTTCAAGCGGGCCGCATTCCAGGTTTTGCCCGTTCGGCAGACGGCAGTTTGGCTGCCACGATCTTGTATTACAAGCAGCGATGA